The following proteins are co-located in the Acidobacteriota bacterium genome:
- a CDS encoding ATP-binding cassette domain-containing protein: MTFDVENDVVVDVQGLSKSFGDKHILSDVGFRIHRGDAAVIIGPSGGGKTTLLRCLTLLSQPDEGSVRIGDVAFTMRQADAGGIGPWFGLSKLLAGKTALENVYRTNGKSRDRLSSEELRRLRLHCGFVFQQYNLWPNKTGLENIIEALVVVKKLARDEAEKRAIQVAEELDITDILKSYPNAMSGGQQQRLALARTLAIEPTVLLLDEITAALDVEVVADILSVLTKIRQQGRTMVLISHHLEFVKRVADRVFFLADGNLLDCGTPEEAFEHPPTERLQKFLGQVVATH; encoded by the coding sequence GTGACGTTCGACGTTGAAAATGATGTCGTTGTCGACGTTCAAGGTTTATCGAAATCGTTCGGCGATAAGCATATCCTCAGTGACGTAGGATTTCGCATTCATCGCGGCGACGCCGCGGTTATAATCGGTCCGAGCGGCGGCGGCAAAACCACCCTTCTGCGCTGCCTCACCCTTCTTAGTCAACCTGACGAGGGAAGCGTCAGAATCGGTGACGTTGCGTTCACCATGAGACAGGCCGACGCTGGTGGAATAGGACCATGGTTCGGACTGAGCAAGCTACTTGCCGGCAAGACTGCCCTGGAAAATGTTTATCGAACTAACGGCAAGTCACGAGACAGACTCTCGTCAGAGGAATTGCGTCGACTGAGGTTGCACTGTGGATTTGTGTTTCAGCAATACAACCTCTGGCCCAACAAAACCGGCTTGGAAAACATCATCGAAGCGCTGGTCGTCGTAAAGAAGCTCGCGCGCGACGAAGCCGAGAAGCGGGCGATTCAAGTCGCCGAAGAACTGGACATCACCGACATACTCAAGTCTTATCCTAATGCGATGTCGGGAGGCCAACAGCAGCGGCTAGCCCTTGCACGCACCTTGGCGATCGAGCCAACAGTCCTGCTTCTGGATGAAATAACCGCAGCCTTAGACGTCGAGGTCGTCGCGGACATACTTTCCGTATTGACGAAGATCAGACAACAAGGAAGAACCATGGTGCTGATAAGTCATCACCTGGAGTTTGTAAAAAGAGTTGCAGATAGAGTATTCTTTCTCGCCGACGGTAACCTGCTCGACTGTGGTACGCCGGAAGAAGCGTTCGAGCATCCACCAACTGAACGCTTGCAGAAGTTCCTCGGGCAGGTGGTGGCCACTCACTAG
- a CDS encoding transporter substrate-binding domain-containing protein translates to MKNIRNRKHLATLLPLVVLLAVSIIPFSGCDRQNAGQKRESLLDKILREKKIRCMYINYPPTIQVDPNTKQLSGIFYDVVKRFGEDTALEIEWVGETTWGTMIEDLKNDKYDLLVTGVFPTAVRAKESAFTKPILYIGMGAVVRVGETRFKTVEDFNNPNVTIATVDGEVGDAYVKQFLPKANRQAIPTGEIPQAVDQVAYKKADVAITDMLSAGRYVMQHRDAVYDMFADKPIRVYGASMMTKRGEFEFLNLLNVALDEYLNSGFIDSLDKKYKQAPNEWLPAAKMFGQTEKNQ, encoded by the coding sequence ATGAAAAACATTAGAAATCGAAAGCATCTCGCTACCTTGCTGCCTCTCGTGGTTCTGTTAGCTGTTTCGATCATTCCTTTTTCTGGCTGTGACAGGCAGAATGCAGGACAAAAGCGTGAATCGCTGCTTGATAAGATTCTTCGCGAAAAGAAGATACGATGCATGTACATCAACTACCCCCCCACGATCCAGGTGGATCCTAACACCAAACAACTTTCTGGTATCTTCTATGATGTCGTTAAACGATTCGGTGAAGATACAGCGCTCGAGATTGAATGGGTTGGGGAGACAACTTGGGGCACAATGATTGAGGATTTGAAGAATGACAAGTATGACTTGCTTGTCACTGGAGTCTTCCCGACAGCCGTCAGGGCAAAAGAATCTGCATTCACGAAACCGATCCTTTATATCGGCATGGGCGCGGTAGTGCGAGTCGGCGAAACGAGGTTTAAGACGGTTGAGGATTTCAATAATCCAAATGTCACGATCGCGACGGTTGACGGCGAGGTTGGCGATGCTTATGTCAAGCAATTTCTGCCTAAAGCTAACCGACAGGCAATTCCAACCGGTGAAATCCCACAGGCAGTCGACCAAGTTGCTTACAAGAAGGCTGACGTAGCCATTACCGACATGTTGAGCGCCGGGAGGTACGTAATGCAGCATCGTGACGCTGTATACGATATGTTCGCAGATAAACCCATTCGCGTATATGGCGCTTCAATGATGACGAAACGTGGGGAATTTGAGTTTCTTAATCTGCTGAACGTAGCGCTAGACGAGTACCTCAACTCAGGCTTCATTGATTCCCTGGACAAGAAGTACAAGCAAGCTCCCAACGAATGGCTACCCGCAGCAAAGATGTTCGGACAGACAGAGAAAAATCAATAA
- a CDS encoding amino acid ABC transporter permease has product MDVFYAYREAFLQGFLITVELSVIMIVAGTIIGILWGILATSRFPLLKYAAVWSYEIIRAVPALVLLFWFHYPFQRILDVSIDPFITSGFVFTILNASYIADYVRNGILNVHRGQVEAAESLGIPGATILRRITLPEVLRSLLPTFVGQNVHMMKTIPLASMISVGDLFRVAQQVNAYTYKTVEVYSVVAIVFILMILPLTFFGRRLETSKWFLRRTA; this is encoded by the coding sequence ATGGACGTGTTTTACGCGTATAGGGAGGCGTTCCTTCAAGGTTTTCTGATAACAGTCGAACTGTCAGTTATTATGATAGTCGCTGGCACAATTATCGGAATCCTGTGGGGAATACTCGCGACGAGCCGTTTCCCGCTGCTCAAGTATGCAGCGGTTTGGAGCTATGAGATAATCAGAGCTGTTCCCGCTCTCGTGCTCTTATTTTGGTTTCACTATCCTTTTCAACGGATTCTCGATGTATCAATCGACCCCTTCATCACGTCTGGGTTTGTTTTCACGATCTTGAACGCATCGTACATCGCGGACTACGTGAGGAATGGAATTCTGAATGTTCACAGGGGGCAGGTTGAGGCTGCAGAGTCGCTTGGGATTCCGGGTGCGACCATTCTGCGTCGTATCACATTGCCCGAAGTGCTGCGGTCATTGCTCCCCACGTTTGTTGGACAGAATGTTCACATGATGAAGACGATCCCTCTCGCAAGTATGATTTCTGTGGGCGATTTATTTCGCGTCGCCCAGCAAGTGAATGCGTACACTTATAAGACCGTAGAGGTTTATTCGGTGGTTGCGATTGTCTTCATACTGATGATTCTTCCTCTCACCTTTTTTGGCCGGCGGCTGGAAACGAGCAAATGGTTTCTCAGGAGAACAGCGTGA
- a CDS encoding M20 family metallopeptidase, with amino-acid sequence MAQSRCAFSIDDELGESNQPVTRIDKFVSNHSHELVSRRRWFHQHPEIAYYEEETANYILDQLRQLGVQAITRAAKTGVICDIGVGSPTVLCRFNMDALPIPEKTSLTYSSLNDGYSHACGHDFELAWGLMLAKYYQAYPPNGTVRLVFQPAEEDPGDDVESRTGGQWLAQLGIFDGVDGAFSLHVDPELPVGTLSIVEGPVTASAFDFDIAIRGKACHAAKPHQGLNPIPYAGRVIDDLAALETGLRARIGEDGFVLITPSQVASRVDLDSPEAGSRNTIPEHVFISGITRVRPPQMQTELLVGLERICEKYRDLIDCSIKVVKRAPATVNDSRLVPFVREVGSRLGLTPVEKVTSWRDDAGWCSEKAPTAHGFVGVETDNQSVLHSPYFNPDERGLQIGLKVLIGATELFLASPSSGRLSAALDN; translated from the coding sequence ATGGCTCAGAGCAGATGTGCGTTTTCAATTGATGATGAACTAGGAGAATCAAATCAGCCAGTCACTCGCATAGACAAGTTTGTCAGCAACCACTCGCACGAATTGGTAAGCCGTCGCCGCTGGTTTCACCAGCATCCGGAGATCGCATACTACGAGGAAGAAACGGCTAATTACATTCTCGACCAGTTGAGACAACTTGGAGTGCAAGCGATCACTCGCGCAGCCAAAACGGGAGTTATTTGCGACATTGGAGTTGGCTCGCCGACAGTGCTCTGCCGCTTCAACATGGATGCACTACCGATACCCGAAAAGACTAGTCTGACCTACTCGTCACTAAACGACGGATATTCTCATGCATGTGGGCATGACTTCGAACTCGCGTGGGGCCTGATGCTTGCGAAGTACTATCAAGCCTACCCGCCTAACGGCACTGTGAGACTCGTCTTTCAACCAGCGGAGGAAGACCCTGGTGATGATGTAGAATCGCGGACCGGAGGACAGTGGCTCGCACAGCTGGGCATATTTGACGGGGTTGATGGAGCGTTCTCGTTGCACGTCGATCCCGAGCTACCGGTTGGCACTCTCTCGATAGTCGAAGGTCCGGTTACGGCGTCAGCATTTGACTTTGACATCGCTATTCGAGGGAAGGCATGCCACGCGGCTAAGCCGCACCAGGGACTTAACCCGATCCCTTATGCTGGAAGAGTCATAGATGACCTCGCCGCTTTGGAAACGGGCCTTAGAGCGCGTATCGGTGAAGACGGTTTCGTTCTCATAACTCCATCTCAGGTGGCCTCTAGGGTCGATCTTGACTCGCCTGAAGCAGGCTCCAGAAACACAATCCCCGAGCATGTTTTCATCAGCGGCATCACCAGAGTCAGGCCTCCACAAATGCAGACGGAGCTTTTGGTTGGGCTCGAGCGGATTTGCGAGAAGTACCGAGACCTGATCGATTGCTCGATAAAGGTAGTAAAGAGAGCTCCAGCAACCGTGAACGACAGCCGTTTGGTGCCGTTCGTACGCGAGGTCGGCAGCAGATTAGGGCTCACGCCGGTCGAGAAAGTAACCAGTTGGCGGGATGACGCCGGCTGGTGCTCTGAGAAGGCGCCGACTGCGCATGGATTTGTTGGGGTCGAAACGGACAACCAAAGCGTGCTGCATTCGCCGTACTTCAATCCAGACGAGCGCGGGCTACAGATCGGATTGAAGGTGCTGATCGGGGCGACGGAGTTGTTTCTTGCGTCGCCAAGCAGTGGCCGACTGTCTGCCGCACTCGATAACTAA
- a CDS encoding uroporphyrinogen decarboxylase family protein — MNKIERVTGALNGAEVDRPPFSFWYHFGLQHMPGRKHAEAQIDFYRAYDLDFLKVMSDYPYPLPHGLEAVETEEDWRRIEPLAPGNECWSEQLSALSMINDAIGREALFIETIFSPWITARRLARSGGLTSARERYPEALLGAMDAIAESLAGYSKQALMRGAAGIFLSLGAATDDVMTAGEYETWGRPFDLKILEAVSEAPFNVLHIHGKRIHFDSVMDYPVSALNWSHFATDPSLSEGKRRSGKAVLGGIDEAGASHVSASEIGEQVKNAIREVGTRGLIVTPGCSVATDTRERSLRAIKTAVEGKR, encoded by the coding sequence TTGAACAAGATCGAACGCGTCACCGGTGCGCTCAATGGAGCAGAAGTTGACCGCCCCCCGTTCAGCTTTTGGTATCACTTCGGGCTTCAGCATATGCCGGGACGAAAACACGCAGAAGCACAGATTGATTTCTATCGCGCGTACGACTTGGACTTCTTGAAAGTGATGAGCGACTATCCCTATCCGTTACCTCACGGCCTTGAAGCCGTCGAGACCGAAGAAGACTGGAGAAGGATCGAGCCCCTCGCTCCAGGCAATGAATGCTGGAGCGAACAGCTTTCGGCCCTCTCGATGATCAACGACGCGATAGGTAGAGAAGCGCTGTTCATCGAAACGATCTTCAGCCCATGGATAACTGCGCGGAGGCTTGCGCGATCGGGTGGCCTAACCAGCGCCCGGGAACGTTATCCCGAAGCGCTGCTTGGGGCGATGGACGCCATTGCAGAGTCGCTTGCCGGCTATTCGAAGCAAGCCCTTATGCGAGGGGCTGCCGGTATCTTCCTCTCGCTCGGAGCGGCTACTGATGATGTGATGACCGCCGGCGAGTATGAGACGTGGGGCCGTCCGTTTGATCTCAAGATCCTTGAAGCCGTCAGCGAAGCGCCATTCAACGTGTTGCACATTCACGGCAAACGAATCCACTTCGATTCGGTGATGGACTATCCGGTCAGCGCATTGAACTGGTCCCATTTCGCGACGGATCCGTCGCTCAGCGAAGGCAAGAGACGATCAGGTAAGGCAGTACTGGGTGGAATTGATGAAGCCGGCGCGAGTCACGTCTCGGCGTCTGAGATAGGTGAACAGGTAAAGAACGCGATTCGCGAAGTGGGAACGCGAGGTTTGATCGTGACACCGGGATGTTCGGTCGCCACGGACACGCGAGAGCGGAGCCTTCGGGCTATTAAGACGGCTGTCGAAGGCAAGCGCTGA
- a CDS encoding ABC transporter substrate-binding protein, whose protein sequence is MKDPRQTTIDARPVALDRNPSDKPRSASDSEAQDSGERIFEALAHIAQGDLSVLANGKHLELAGRDRQLLINLDGLARRLRYIVGRLQRAADSIEAVVGEVLRGTQMLSAGVLDEAKSVEETSRSIAEINASMHSVGENLQTLSNLSKSTSSSVMRMATSINQVSENADELAQFVEETAIAIEDMATTVRKVADSTEALAESAEKTARAMEAIDNSTRSIGESVNETTMLADEVARSADSGSQLVGETAASVSKIKTAIDAATETITRLGKRSDQIGEVTHVINEIADRTHLLALNAAILAAQAGTQGRGFRIVADEIKELSERTSASTREIEEVIKAVREDVTETIERVAVGGQRADEGVDLASRAAALLTEIRDKTNAASSRIRAIADSTAIQAAESHTVLEAADLVRQQARGIERATSEQALTSRHIGERALHMSELTEQVRRATREQAKVSRSIAEAMEELTTAVEQIRSASDEQSAGADQVLRAVETIKEVVSRNQASISGINSAVDLLVREAELLNREVETFHLPAPERGGHLRFALRASHVTLDPATVSSLSRVDVMANIFEGLVQFGERAEIRPAVAERWEISPDGRVYTFYLRESARFHNGRRVRSDDVKYSFERQMRQNEDAAAWAFRPLLGAEQFMSGEADSVAGVQVVTEQVLKLELIQPVAFFLSTLCTEYTYIVPREEVERPAVDFEIRPVGSGPFRVVEPVLGKEVQLERFSNYWNPELPYVDRLSVYFGLSAEEILEAFLRGELDYVSDLPLTNLSELKERAADIQVLEAVQLQTRMLVFDCERPPLSDRRVRQAICLAIDRRRFLREVYGEMAELSIGPIPPGILGYDPGERGYAYDPDRARALLAAAGYEGGFETEVWWPQSVSSAVECLREDLAEVGIRAEFRYVEAEEMERGLRLRTVPIAGRDWYADYPDPDNFTYVLFNSCNRDLFISTYSSEEVDRLTGEARSVMNREQRAGIYREITKLLLEDAPCAFLAHRRGFVAHRADLEGVTLHLLSPSVTPKHLWFAKSSS, encoded by the coding sequence ATGAAGGACCCGCGCCAGACAACTATCGACGCGCGACCAGTAGCCCTGGATCGCAATCCCAGCGACAAACCTCGTTCCGCCAGCGACAGTGAGGCACAGGACTCAGGTGAGCGCATCTTCGAAGCGCTGGCTCACATAGCCCAGGGCGATCTCAGCGTGCTCGCCAATGGGAAGCACCTGGAGCTGGCCGGAAGAGACAGACAACTGCTCATCAACCTCGATGGGCTAGCCCGCCGTTTGCGCTACATAGTCGGGAGACTTCAACGCGCCGCTGACTCAATCGAAGCAGTCGTCGGAGAAGTGCTGCGTGGAACACAGATGCTCTCGGCCGGCGTACTTGATGAAGCCAAGTCAGTCGAAGAGACCTCGCGCTCAATTGCCGAAATCAACGCTTCGATGCACTCGGTCGGAGAGAATCTGCAGACTCTCTCGAACCTATCTAAATCGACTTCCAGCTCGGTGATGAGGATGGCGACCTCGATCAACCAGGTGTCCGAGAACGCAGACGAGCTGGCGCAGTTTGTCGAAGAGACGGCGATCGCCATCGAAGACATGGCGACCACCGTGCGTAAGGTTGCCGATTCTACAGAGGCGCTGGCAGAGTCGGCGGAGAAGACCGCCCGCGCCATGGAGGCGATCGACAATTCGACGCGGAGTATTGGCGAATCGGTCAACGAAACAACCATGCTCGCCGACGAGGTTGCACGCTCGGCCGATTCAGGCAGTCAACTCGTCGGGGAGACTGCCGCCAGCGTGTCCAAGATAAAAACCGCCATCGACGCCGCGACCGAAACCATCACCCGGCTGGGCAAGAGGTCCGACCAGATAGGAGAGGTTACCCACGTCATAAATGAGATTGCAGACCGGACTCACCTGCTCGCGTTGAACGCGGCGATACTCGCTGCGCAAGCGGGCACGCAAGGCCGGGGCTTTCGCATCGTCGCCGACGAAATCAAGGAGTTGAGCGAGCGCACCTCGGCCTCGACTCGGGAGATCGAAGAGGTCATAAAAGCGGTGCGCGAAGACGTAACAGAGACGATCGAGCGCGTCGCGGTTGGTGGACAGCGCGCGGATGAGGGCGTTGATCTGGCATCCCGCGCCGCGGCGCTGCTCACGGAGATACGCGACAAAACGAACGCCGCGTCGTCCCGTATTAGAGCGATTGCTGACTCGACGGCGATTCAGGCGGCTGAGAGCCACACGGTGCTCGAGGCCGCCGATCTGGTGCGGCAACAAGCACGCGGCATCGAGCGTGCGACCAGCGAGCAAGCTCTCACTTCGCGCCACATCGGCGAGCGCGCACTTCACATGAGCGAGCTCACCGAGCAGGTGCGTCGAGCTACGCGCGAGCAGGCAAAAGTATCTCGATCGATTGCCGAGGCTATGGAAGAACTGACGACGGCGGTCGAACAGATTCGCTCGGCTTCGGATGAACAGTCCGCCGGAGCAGACCAGGTCCTGCGCGCGGTGGAAACGATCAAGGAAGTAGTCAGCCGGAATCAAGCTTCAATCTCGGGTATCAATAGCGCGGTCGATCTTCTGGTGCGCGAAGCTGAACTGCTCAATCGCGAAGTCGAGACGTTTCATTTGCCGGCGCCCGAACGCGGCGGTCATTTGCGGTTCGCGTTGCGGGCTTCGCATGTGACGCTGGATCCCGCAACTGTGTCGTCGCTGTCGCGCGTCGACGTGATGGCGAATATCTTTGAGGGGCTGGTGCAGTTCGGCGAGCGCGCGGAGATTCGACCGGCAGTAGCTGAACGATGGGAGATCTCACCCGACGGCCGTGTTTATACCTTTTACTTGCGGGAGTCCGCCCGGTTCCATAACGGGCGGCGGGTGCGCTCGGACGACGTCAAGTATTCCTTCGAGCGGCAGATGCGGCAAAACGAAGACGCCGCCGCGTGGGCGTTCAGACCGCTGCTTGGCGCGGAGCAATTCATGTCAGGCGAAGCTGACTCCGTCGCCGGGGTTCAGGTCGTTACCGAGCAAGTGTTGAAACTCGAGCTGATTCAACCCGTCGCCTTTTTCCTTTCGACGCTTTGCACTGAATACACTTACATAGTCCCGCGCGAAGAGGTTGAGCGGCCGGCGGTTGATTTCGAGATTAGACCCGTAGGCTCGGGTCCGTTCCGCGTGGTCGAGCCCGTGCTTGGCAAGGAAGTGCAACTCGAACGGTTTTCCAATTATTGGAATCCGGAGCTGCCGTACGTTGACCGGCTGAGCGTCTACTTCGGACTCAGCGCTGAAGAGATACTCGAGGCGTTCCTGCGCGGCGAGCTTGACTATGTCAGCGATTTGCCGCTCACCAACCTGAGCGAGCTCAAGGAGCGGGCAGCGGACATTCAGGTGCTCGAAGCCGTGCAATTACAGACTCGCATGCTTGTCTTTGACTGCGAGCGGCCTCCGCTGTCCGACAGGCGGGTGCGGCAGGCGATCTGTCTTGCGATCGATCGCAGACGTTTCTTGCGCGAGGTGTACGGCGAGATGGCCGAGCTAAGCATTGGCCCGATACCCCCCGGGATATTGGGCTACGACCCGGGCGAGCGCGGCTACGCCTACGATCCGGACCGCGCGCGAGCCTTGCTGGCAGCCGCGGGATACGAGGGCGGTTTCGAAACGGAAGTATGGTGGCCACAGTCAGTCAGCTCGGCTGTTGAGTGCTTGAGAGAAGACCTCGCCGAGGTAGGCATACGCGCTGAATTCCGGTATGTTGAGGCCGAGGAGATGGAGCGCGGGCTTAGACTGCGTACGGTGCCTATCGCCGGCCGCGACTGGTACGCCGACTATCCTGATCCAGACAACTTCACTTACGTGCTGTTCAATTCATGCAATCGCGATCTGTTCATCAGCACCTATTCAAGCGAAGAAGTTGACCGCTTGACCGGCGAAGCTCGCTCGGTGATGAACCGCGAGCAACGAGCCGGCATCTATCGTGAGATTACAAAGCTGTTGCTCGAAGACGCGCCGTGTGCTTTTCTGGCGCACCGCCGGGGCTTCGTCGCACATCGGGCCGATCTGGAGGGAGTAACTCTTCATCTGCTGTCGCCGTCCGTAACCCCGAAGCATTTGTGGTTCGCGAAAAGCAGCAGTTAA
- a CDS encoding nucleotidyltransferase domain-containing protein, translated as MYIDESLIQEVVARVLAVSWPEKIILFGSAATGHMGPDSDLDLLVIEQGFGNAREESIRLRAGLGSPGIPVDVFPVEPERFEETKNVIGGLAFPANKYGIVIYEAT; from the coding sequence ATGTATATTGACGAGAGTCTGATTCAAGAAGTGGTAGCTCGCGTCCTGGCCGTTTCCTGGCCGGAAAAAATCATCCTATTCGGGTCAGCGGCTACAGGTCATATGGGCCCTGACAGCGACCTTGATCTTCTGGTGATCGAGCAAGGTTTCGGTAATGCGCGCGAAGAGAGTATTCGGTTGCGTGCAGGGCTGGGAAGCCCTGGCATTCCTGTCGATGTTTTCCCCGTGGAACCTGAGCGATTCGAAGAGACAAAAAACGTCATCGGTGGATTGGCGTTTCCCGCGAACAAGTACGGAATAGTCATTTATGAAGCGACCTGA